In a single window of the Mus musculus strain C57BL/6J chromosome 6, GRCm38.p6 C57BL/6J genome:
- the Prr15 gene encoding proline-rich protein 15: MADSGGSSPWWKSLTRKKSKEVTVGVQPQVRPETGQEPSPPHSDRTSSLPENQHSNILGDPGESLRSDKLCEEKTGNSRRNLKISRSGRFKEKRKMRATLLPEGDKSPEEADFPDDPQEDKQ; this comes from the coding sequence ATGGCGGACAGTGGCGGCTCCAGCCCCTGGTGGAAATCTCTGACcaggaagaaaagcaaggaagTTACGGTGGGGGTGCAGCCTCAGGTTCGGCCAGAGACTGGCCAGGAACCCTCACCACCTCACTCAGATCGGACTAGCAGCTTGCCAGAAAATCAGCACTCCAATATCCTTGGGGACCCCGGAGAGTCCCTCAGGTCAGATAAGTTGTGTGAGGAGAAAACAGGCAATAGTCGGCGCAATTTGAAGATCTCACGCTCTGGCAGATTCAAGGAGAAGAGGAAAATGCGTGCCACACTGCTCCCTGAAGGAGACAAGTCCCCTGAGGAGGCTGACTTTCCAGATGACCCTCAGGAGGACAAGCAATAG